From a single Prionailurus bengalensis isolate Pbe53 chromosome A1, Fcat_Pben_1.1_paternal_pri, whole genome shotgun sequence genomic region:
- the SEPTIN8 gene encoding septin-8 isoform X7: MEKAFPSDSHSGISVRISGIISMVGQGTETGLTHNAEPEPRSLSLGGHVGFDSLPDQLVSKSVTQGFSFNILCVGETGIGKSTLMNTLFNTTFETEEASHHEECVRLRPQTYDLQESNVHLKLTIVDAVGFGDQINKDERPIVDYIDAQFENYLQEELKIRRSLFDYHDTRVHVCLYFITPTGHSLKSLDLVTMKKLDSKVNIIPIIAKADTISKSELHKFKIKIMGELVSNGVQIYQFPTDDEAVAEINAVMNAHLPFAVVGSTEEVKVGNKLVRARQYPWGVVQVENENHCDFVKLREMLIRVNMEDLREQTHSRHYELYRRCKLEEMGFQDSDGDSQPFSLQETYEAKRKEFLSELQRKEEEMRQMFVNKVKETELELKEKERELHEKFEHLKRVHQEEKRKVEEKRRELEEETSAFNRRKAAVEALQSQALHATSQQPLRKDKDKKN; encoded by the exons AATGCAGAGCCAGAGCCCCGGAGCCTCTCCCTTGGTGGCCACGTGGGCTTTGATAGCCTCCCGGACCAGCTCGTCAGCAAGTCAGTCACACAGGGCTTCAGCTTTAATATCCTCTGCGTGG GGGAGACTGGCATTGGCAAGTCCACGCTCATGAACACACTCTTCAACACGACCTTCGAGACCGAGGAAGCCAGTCATCATGAGGAGTGTGTGCGCCTGCGGCCCCAGACCTACGACCTCCAAGAGAGCAACGTGCACCTCAAGCTGACCATCGTGGATGCTGTGGGCTTTGGGGATCAGATCAATAAGGATGAGAG GCCCATAGTTGACTACATCGATGCGCAGTTTGAAAACTACCTGCAGGAGGAGCTGAAGATCCGCCGCTCACTCTTCGACTACCACGACACGAGGGTCCACGTCTGCCTCTACTTTATCACGCCCACTGGGCACTCCCTCAAGTCCCTGGATCTGGTGACCATGAAGAAACTAGACAGCAAG GTGAACATTATTCCCATCATTGCCAAGGCTGACACCATCTCCAAGAGTGAGCTCCACAAGTTCAAGATCAAGATCATGGGCGAGCTGGTCAGCAATGGGGTTCAGATCTACCAGTTTCCCACTGATGATGAGGCTGTTGCCGAGATTAACGCAGTCATGAAC GCGCACTTGCCCTTCGCTGTGGTAGGCAGCACTGAGGAGGTGAAGGTGGGGAACAAGCTGGTCCGAGCACGGCAGTACCCATGGGGAGTGGTGCAGG TGGAGAATGAGAACCACTGTGACTTTGTGAAGCTCCGGGAGATGTTGATCAGAGTGAACATGGAGGACCTCCGAGAACAGACCCACAGTCGGCACTACGAGCTGTACCGGCGCTGCAAGCTGGAGGAGATGGGCTTCCAGGACAGCGATGGTGACAGCCAGCCCTTCAG TCTGCAGGAGACTTACGAGGCCAAGCGCAAGGAGTTCCTGAGTGAGctgcagaggaaggaggaagagatgaGGCAGATGTTCGTCAACaaagtgaaggagacagagctggagctgaaggagaaggagagggag cTGCATGAGAAGTTTGAGCACCTCAAGCGGGTCCACCAGGAGGAGAAGCGCAAGGTGGAGGAGAAGCgcagggagctggaggaggagactAGCGCCTTCAACCGCAGGAAGGCCGCGGTGGAGGCCCTGCAGTCCCAGGCCTTGCACGCCACCTCGCAGCAGCCTCTGAGGAAGGACAAGGACAAGAAGAA ttaa
- the SEPTIN8 gene encoding septin-8 isoform X6: protein MEKAFPSDSHSGISVRISGIISMVGQGTETGLTHNAEPEPRSLSLGGHVGFDSLPDQLVSKSVTQGFSFNILCVGETGIGKSTLMNTLFNTTFETEEASHHEECVRLRPQTYDLQESNVHLKLTIVDAVGFGDQINKDESYRPIVDYIDAQFENYLQEELKIRRSLFDYHDTRVHVCLYFITPTGHSLKSLDLVTMKKLDSKVNIIPIIAKADTISKSELHKFKIKIMGELVSNGVQIYQFPTDDEAVAEINAVMNAHLPFAVVGSTEEVKVGNKLVRARQYPWGVVQVENENHCDFVKLREMLIRVNMEDLREQTHSRHYELYRRCKLEEMGFQDSDGDSQPFSLQETYEAKRKEFLSELQRKEEEMRQMFVNKVKETELELKEKERELHEKFEHLKRVHQEEKRKVEEKRRELEEETSAFNRRKAAVEALQSQALHATSQQPLRKDKDKKN, encoded by the exons AATGCAGAGCCAGAGCCCCGGAGCCTCTCCCTTGGTGGCCACGTGGGCTTTGATAGCCTCCCGGACCAGCTCGTCAGCAAGTCAGTCACACAGGGCTTCAGCTTTAATATCCTCTGCGTGG GGGAGACTGGCATTGGCAAGTCCACGCTCATGAACACACTCTTCAACACGACCTTCGAGACCGAGGAAGCCAGTCATCATGAGGAGTGTGTGCGCCTGCGGCCCCAGACCTACGACCTCCAAGAGAGCAACGTGCACCTCAAGCTGACCATCGTGGATGCTGTGGGCTTTGGGGATCAGATCAATAAGGATGAGAG TTACAGGCCCATAGTTGACTACATCGATGCGCAGTTTGAAAACTACCTGCAGGAGGAGCTGAAGATCCGCCGCTCACTCTTCGACTACCACGACACGAGGGTCCACGTCTGCCTCTACTTTATCACGCCCACTGGGCACTCCCTCAAGTCCCTGGATCTGGTGACCATGAAGAAACTAGACAGCAAG GTGAACATTATTCCCATCATTGCCAAGGCTGACACCATCTCCAAGAGTGAGCTCCACAAGTTCAAGATCAAGATCATGGGCGAGCTGGTCAGCAATGGGGTTCAGATCTACCAGTTTCCCACTGATGATGAGGCTGTTGCCGAGATTAACGCAGTCATGAAC GCGCACTTGCCCTTCGCTGTGGTAGGCAGCACTGAGGAGGTGAAGGTGGGGAACAAGCTGGTCCGAGCACGGCAGTACCCATGGGGAGTGGTGCAGG TGGAGAATGAGAACCACTGTGACTTTGTGAAGCTCCGGGAGATGTTGATCAGAGTGAACATGGAGGACCTCCGAGAACAGACCCACAGTCGGCACTACGAGCTGTACCGGCGCTGCAAGCTGGAGGAGATGGGCTTCCAGGACAGCGATGGTGACAGCCAGCCCTTCAG TCTGCAGGAGACTTACGAGGCCAAGCGCAAGGAGTTCCTGAGTGAGctgcagaggaaggaggaagagatgaGGCAGATGTTCGTCAACaaagtgaaggagacagagctggagctgaaggagaaggagagggag cTGCATGAGAAGTTTGAGCACCTCAAGCGGGTCCACCAGGAGGAGAAGCGCAAGGTGGAGGAGAAGCgcagggagctggaggaggagactAGCGCCTTCAACCGCAGGAAGGCCGCGGTGGAGGCCCTGCAGTCCCAGGCCTTGCACGCCACCTCGCAGCAGCCTCTGAGGAAGGACAAGGACAAGAAGAA ttaa
- the SEPTIN8 gene encoding septin-8 isoform X9, whose protein sequence is MAATDLERFSNAEPEPRSLSLGGHVGFDSLPDQLVSKSVTQGFSFNILCVGETGIGKSTLMNTLFNTTFETEEASHHEECVRLRPQTYDLQESNVHLKLTIVDAVGFGDQINKDESYRPIVDYIDAQFENYLQEELKIRRSLFDYHDTRVHVCLYFITPTGHSLKSLDLVTMKKLDSKVNIIPIIAKADTISKSELHKFKIKIMGELVSNGVQIYQFPTDDEAVAEINAVMNAHLPFAVVGSTEEVKVGNKLVRARQYPWGVVQVENENHCDFVKLREMLIRVNMEDLREQTHSRHYELYRRCKLEEMGFQDSDGDSQPFSLQETYEAKRKEFLSELQRKEEEMRQMFVNKVKETELELKEKERELHEKFEHLKRVHQEEKRKVEEKRRELEEETSAFNRRKAAVEALQSQALHATSQQPLRKDKDKKN, encoded by the exons AATGCAGAGCCAGAGCCCCGGAGCCTCTCCCTTGGTGGCCACGTGGGCTTTGATAGCCTCCCGGACCAGCTCGTCAGCAAGTCAGTCACACAGGGCTTCAGCTTTAATATCCTCTGCGTGG GGGAGACTGGCATTGGCAAGTCCACGCTCATGAACACACTCTTCAACACGACCTTCGAGACCGAGGAAGCCAGTCATCATGAGGAGTGTGTGCGCCTGCGGCCCCAGACCTACGACCTCCAAGAGAGCAACGTGCACCTCAAGCTGACCATCGTGGATGCTGTGGGCTTTGGGGATCAGATCAATAAGGATGAGAG TTACAGGCCCATAGTTGACTACATCGATGCGCAGTTTGAAAACTACCTGCAGGAGGAGCTGAAGATCCGCCGCTCACTCTTCGACTACCACGACACGAGGGTCCACGTCTGCCTCTACTTTATCACGCCCACTGGGCACTCCCTCAAGTCCCTGGATCTGGTGACCATGAAGAAACTAGACAGCAAG GTGAACATTATTCCCATCATTGCCAAGGCTGACACCATCTCCAAGAGTGAGCTCCACAAGTTCAAGATCAAGATCATGGGCGAGCTGGTCAGCAATGGGGTTCAGATCTACCAGTTTCCCACTGATGATGAGGCTGTTGCCGAGATTAACGCAGTCATGAAC GCGCACTTGCCCTTCGCTGTGGTAGGCAGCACTGAGGAGGTGAAGGTGGGGAACAAGCTGGTCCGAGCACGGCAGTACCCATGGGGAGTGGTGCAGG TGGAGAATGAGAACCACTGTGACTTTGTGAAGCTCCGGGAGATGTTGATCAGAGTGAACATGGAGGACCTCCGAGAACAGACCCACAGTCGGCACTACGAGCTGTACCGGCGCTGCAAGCTGGAGGAGATGGGCTTCCAGGACAGCGATGGTGACAGCCAGCCCTTCAG TCTGCAGGAGACTTACGAGGCCAAGCGCAAGGAGTTCCTGAGTGAGctgcagaggaaggaggaagagatgaGGCAGATGTTCGTCAACaaagtgaaggagacagagctggagctgaaggagaaggagagggag cTGCATGAGAAGTTTGAGCACCTCAAGCGGGTCCACCAGGAGGAGAAGCGCAAGGTGGAGGAGAAGCgcagggagctggaggaggagactAGCGCCTTCAACCGCAGGAAGGCCGCGGTGGAGGCCCTGCAGTCCCAGGCCTTGCACGCCACCTCGCAGCAGCCTCTGAGGAAGGACAAGGACAAGAAGAA ttaa
- the SEPTIN8 gene encoding septin-8 isoform X10: MAATDLERFSNAEPEPRSLSLGGHVGFDSLPDQLVSKSVTQGFSFNILCVGETGIGKSTLMNTLFNTTFETEEASHHEECVRLRPQTYDLQESNVHLKLTIVDAVGFGDQINKDERPIVDYIDAQFENYLQEELKIRRSLFDYHDTRVHVCLYFITPTGHSLKSLDLVTMKKLDSKVNIIPIIAKADTISKSELHKFKIKIMGELVSNGVQIYQFPTDDEAVAEINAVMNAHLPFAVVGSTEEVKVGNKLVRARQYPWGVVQVENENHCDFVKLREMLIRVNMEDLREQTHSRHYELYRRCKLEEMGFQDSDGDSQPFSLQETYEAKRKEFLSELQRKEEEMRQMFVNKVKETELELKEKERELHEKFEHLKRVHQEEKRKVEEKRRELEEETSAFNRRKAAVEALQSQALHATSQQPLRKDKDKKN; this comes from the exons AATGCAGAGCCAGAGCCCCGGAGCCTCTCCCTTGGTGGCCACGTGGGCTTTGATAGCCTCCCGGACCAGCTCGTCAGCAAGTCAGTCACACAGGGCTTCAGCTTTAATATCCTCTGCGTGG GGGAGACTGGCATTGGCAAGTCCACGCTCATGAACACACTCTTCAACACGACCTTCGAGACCGAGGAAGCCAGTCATCATGAGGAGTGTGTGCGCCTGCGGCCCCAGACCTACGACCTCCAAGAGAGCAACGTGCACCTCAAGCTGACCATCGTGGATGCTGTGGGCTTTGGGGATCAGATCAATAAGGATGAGAG GCCCATAGTTGACTACATCGATGCGCAGTTTGAAAACTACCTGCAGGAGGAGCTGAAGATCCGCCGCTCACTCTTCGACTACCACGACACGAGGGTCCACGTCTGCCTCTACTTTATCACGCCCACTGGGCACTCCCTCAAGTCCCTGGATCTGGTGACCATGAAGAAACTAGACAGCAAG GTGAACATTATTCCCATCATTGCCAAGGCTGACACCATCTCCAAGAGTGAGCTCCACAAGTTCAAGATCAAGATCATGGGCGAGCTGGTCAGCAATGGGGTTCAGATCTACCAGTTTCCCACTGATGATGAGGCTGTTGCCGAGATTAACGCAGTCATGAAC GCGCACTTGCCCTTCGCTGTGGTAGGCAGCACTGAGGAGGTGAAGGTGGGGAACAAGCTGGTCCGAGCACGGCAGTACCCATGGGGAGTGGTGCAGG TGGAGAATGAGAACCACTGTGACTTTGTGAAGCTCCGGGAGATGTTGATCAGAGTGAACATGGAGGACCTCCGAGAACAGACCCACAGTCGGCACTACGAGCTGTACCGGCGCTGCAAGCTGGAGGAGATGGGCTTCCAGGACAGCGATGGTGACAGCCAGCCCTTCAG TCTGCAGGAGACTTACGAGGCCAAGCGCAAGGAGTTCCTGAGTGAGctgcagaggaaggaggaagagatgaGGCAGATGTTCGTCAACaaagtgaaggagacagagctggagctgaaggagaaggagagggag cTGCATGAGAAGTTTGAGCACCTCAAGCGGGTCCACCAGGAGGAGAAGCGCAAGGTGGAGGAGAAGCgcagggagctggaggaggagactAGCGCCTTCAACCGCAGGAAGGCCGCGGTGGAGGCCCTGCAGTCCCAGGCCTTGCACGCCACCTCGCAGCAGCCTCTGAGGAAGGACAAGGACAAGAAGAA ttaa